The Catenuloplanes niger genome includes a window with the following:
- a CDS encoding phytanoyl-CoA dioxygenase: MLTAEHIESFVADGFVRVPNAFSAELAAECRDLLWKQLDMDPDDRSTWTREVIRLGVRTDEAFVRSANTPVLTEAYDQLVGPGRWRPLDAIGTFPVRFPADRAPDQAEDYGWHIDASFLSPEGEAAIGAGDWEGELALVPPDYDKIFRCNVTSRGRGLLVLLLYSDTGERDAPTLIRSGSHLDVPPLLEPYGPEGTYLDCGSVGADRPHALATGRAGDAYLCHPFLVHTPITNTGTAPRFMAQPSLQLAGEFDLDRADGRYVPVERAIRAGLGRG; the protein is encoded by the coding sequence ATGCTGACCGCCGAGCACATCGAGAGCTTCGTCGCCGACGGCTTCGTCCGGGTGCCGAACGCGTTTTCCGCCGAGCTCGCCGCCGAGTGCCGCGATCTGCTCTGGAAACAGCTGGACATGGACCCGGACGACCGGTCGACCTGGACCAGGGAGGTCATCCGGCTCGGCGTGCGCACCGACGAGGCGTTCGTGCGCAGCGCCAACACCCCGGTGCTGACCGAGGCGTACGACCAGCTCGTCGGCCCGGGACGGTGGCGTCCGCTGGACGCGATCGGGACCTTCCCGGTGCGCTTCCCGGCCGACCGGGCACCCGACCAGGCGGAGGACTACGGCTGGCACATCGACGCCAGCTTCCTCAGCCCGGAGGGTGAGGCCGCCATCGGCGCCGGTGACTGGGAGGGCGAGCTCGCGCTCGTCCCGCCGGACTACGACAAGATCTTCCGCTGCAACGTGACCTCCCGCGGGCGGGGACTGCTGGTGCTGCTGCTCTACTCCGACACCGGCGAGCGGGACGCGCCCACGCTGATCAGGTCCGGCTCGCACCTGGACGTACCGCCGCTGCTCGAGCCCTACGGCCCCGAGGGCACCTACCTCGACTGCGGCAGCGTGGGGGCGGACCGGCCGCACGCGCTGGCCACCGGCCGGGCCGGCGACGCCTACCTGTGCCACCCGTTCCTGGTGCACACCCCGATCACCAACACCGGCACCGCTCCGCGGTTCATGGCGCAGCCGTCGTTGCAACTGGCCGGTGAGTTCGACCTGGACCGCGCGGACGGCCGGTACGTCCCGGTCGAGCGGGCGATCAGGGCGGGACTCGGCCGTGGATAG
- a CDS encoding TrmH family RNA methyltransferase: MSKIKNDSRSRGTELRVERRNARFQQWEALLTNRNTRHRLGEFLVQGVRPINEAVARGWPIRALLHDGNLRSHWARDLVAGRVADEVVRLSPELLRDLTEKDEDTVELTAVVAIPPDDLSRIRPRPDGVVVVLDRPISPGNVGSLLRSADALGADGVVVAGRAADLYDPKTVRASRGSLFAVPAVRADTPAAVLEWLRATGTMTLVGTSEDAVTDIWDHDFTGPTAIVVGNETSGMSSFWAQNCDAVIRIPMVGSASSFNATVAASITLYEISRQRA, from the coding sequence ATGTCCAAGATCAAGAATGACTCGCGGAGCCGTGGCACAGAGCTCCGGGTGGAGCGCCGCAACGCCCGGTTCCAGCAGTGGGAGGCGCTGCTGACCAACCGGAACACCCGGCACCGGCTGGGCGAGTTCCTGGTGCAGGGCGTGCGCCCGATCAACGAGGCGGTCGCCCGCGGCTGGCCGATCCGGGCGTTGCTGCACGACGGGAACCTGCGGTCGCACTGGGCCCGCGACCTGGTCGCCGGGCGGGTCGCCGACGAGGTGGTCCGGCTCTCCCCCGAGCTGCTGCGCGACCTCACCGAGAAGGACGAGGACACCGTCGAGCTGACCGCCGTCGTCGCGATCCCGCCGGACGACCTCAGCCGGATCCGGCCCCGCCCGGACGGCGTCGTCGTCGTGCTCGACCGTCCGATCAGCCCGGGGAACGTGGGCTCGCTGCTGCGCTCGGCCGACGCGCTGGGCGCGGACGGCGTGGTCGTCGCGGGCCGGGCCGCCGACCTCTACGACCCGAAGACGGTCCGGGCCAGCCGCGGGTCGCTGTTCGCGGTCCCGGCGGTCCGGGCGGACACGCCGGCCGCGGTGCTGGAGTGGCTGCGGGCGACCGGCACGATGACGCTGGTCGGGACGAGCGAGGACGCGGTCACCGACATCTGGGACCACGACTTCACCGGGCCGACCGCGATCGTGGTCGGCAACGAGACCAGCGGGATGAGCAGCTTCTGGGCGCAGAACTGCGACGCCGTCATCCGCATCCCGATGGTCGGGTCGGCGAGCTCGTTCAACGCGACCGTCGCCGCGTCCATCACGCTGTACGAGATCAGCCGCCAGCGCGCGTGA
- a CDS encoding methyltransferase domain-containing protein has translation MAVRLLARTLRGLEEVAAAEVTGRGLGRVDRSRHREVWFTADRADPHLLDLRTVDDLFLLAASVDDVGHTKADLARFTAAARAVDPGELLRQRALLGFGAAATGVDVAASFLGKRNYNRYDIEDAAGLELARATGLPYHSRRGGDAPPEGTLSFRVTVEGTRAALALRAGDRPLHRRSYKQASTPGTLHPPLAAAMALLADIRPADTVLDPCCGTGTILIEAAGLVPGARLIGMDHDPRALAAATANAALTETDATWLRGDAARLPIGTGRIDRVVSNPPWDRQVPARGTLAGRPTRLYREIRRVLPAGGRAVLLLHEAEEQLTAVKAAELRVREVRPLSLFGSHPSIVTLTG, from the coding sequence GTGGCGGTGCGTTTGCTGGCGAGAACCCTGCGCGGGCTCGAGGAGGTCGCCGCCGCGGAGGTGACCGGGCGCGGCCTCGGCCGGGTCGACCGCAGCCGTCATCGCGAGGTGTGGTTCACCGCGGACCGGGCCGATCCCCACCTGCTGGACCTGCGCACCGTCGACGACCTGTTCCTGCTGGCCGCGTCCGTCGACGACGTCGGGCACACCAAGGCCGACCTGGCCCGGTTCACCGCCGCCGCCCGTGCGGTCGACCCGGGTGAGCTGCTGCGGCAACGCGCGCTCCTCGGCTTCGGCGCGGCCGCGACCGGCGTGGACGTCGCCGCGTCGTTCCTCGGCAAGCGCAACTACAACCGCTACGACATCGAGGACGCGGCCGGCCTCGAGCTGGCGCGCGCGACCGGCCTGCCGTATCACTCGCGGCGCGGTGGTGACGCCCCGCCGGAGGGCACGCTGTCGTTCCGGGTCACGGTCGAGGGCACCCGGGCCGCGCTGGCCCTGCGCGCCGGCGACCGGCCGCTGCACCGCCGGAGCTACAAGCAGGCGTCGACGCCGGGCACGCTGCACCCGCCGCTGGCCGCCGCCATGGCGCTGCTGGCGGACATCCGGCCGGCGGACACCGTGCTGGACCCGTGCTGCGGCACCGGCACCATCCTGATCGAGGCCGCCGGCCTGGTCCCGGGCGCGCGGCTGATCGGCATGGACCACGACCCGCGCGCGCTCGCCGCGGCCACGGCGAACGCGGCGCTCACCGAGACGGACGCGACCTGGCTCCGCGGGGACGCGGCCCGGCTGCCGATCGGCACCGGCCGGATCGACCGGGTGGTGAGCAACCCGCCGTGGGACCGTCAGGTGCCCGCCCGGGGCACGCTGGCCGGCCGGCCGACGCGGCTCTACCGGGAGATCCGCCGGGTGCTGCCCGCCGGGGGACGCGCCGTCCTGCTGCTGCACGAGGCGGAGGAGCAGCTCACCGCGGTGAAGGCGGCCGAGCTGCGGGTGCGCGAGGTCCGGCCGCTGAGCCTGTTCGGCAGCCACCCGTCGATCGTCACGCTCACCGGCTGA
- a CDS encoding ketoacyl-ACP synthase III family protein codes for MRTPDMFIAGIGTFIPPRVSVEWAVARGLYPAADAETHELGGVAIAGDLPAPEMALRAAQQAVKRWGGSPEEFDLLLYASTWHQGPDGWPPQSYLQRHLVGGDLLALEIRQGCNGLFSGMELAAGHLAAVPERTSALLVAADNYGTPLIDRWSMGPGFIGGDAASAIVLTKQPGFARLRSVCSRTITAAESLHRGDEPLFPPSITAGRTTDFSARIGQQFATRSAASVAMADMPQWTVDLVDRALAEAGIGVGDITRVAFMNYSREVVEQRVMAMWDLPLSRSTWEYGRGIGHCGASDPILSFDHLLRNGELGPGDHMLMLGTAPGVVLSCAVVEVLESPPWAG; via the coding sequence GTGCGGACACCGGACATGTTCATCGCCGGCATCGGGACGTTCATTCCACCGCGGGTCAGCGTCGAATGGGCGGTCGCGCGCGGTCTCTATCCGGCCGCGGACGCGGAGACCCACGAGCTCGGCGGCGTCGCCATCGCGGGTGACCTGCCCGCGCCCGAGATGGCGCTGCGGGCGGCCCAGCAGGCGGTGAAGCGGTGGGGCGGCTCCCCGGAGGAGTTCGACCTGTTGCTGTACGCCAGCACCTGGCACCAGGGGCCGGACGGCTGGCCGCCGCAGTCCTACCTGCAACGGCATCTGGTCGGCGGGGACCTGCTCGCGCTGGAGATCCGGCAGGGCTGCAACGGGCTGTTCAGCGGCATGGAGCTCGCCGCCGGCCACCTCGCCGCCGTCCCGGAGCGGACGAGTGCGCTGCTGGTCGCGGCGGACAACTACGGTACGCCGCTGATCGACCGCTGGTCGATGGGACCCGGGTTCATCGGCGGTGACGCAGCGTCCGCGATCGTGCTGACCAAGCAGCCGGGGTTCGCCCGCCTGCGCTCGGTGTGCTCCCGGACGATCACGGCCGCGGAGTCGCTGCACCGCGGCGACGAGCCGCTGTTCCCGCCGAGCATCACGGCCGGCCGGACCACCGACTTCAGCGCCCGGATCGGCCAGCAGTTCGCCACCCGCAGCGCGGCCTCCGTGGCCATGGCGGACATGCCTCAGTGGACGGTGGACCTGGTCGACCGGGCGCTGGCCGAGGCCGGCATCGGCGTCGGCGACATCACCCGGGTGGCTTTCATGAACTACTCCCGCGAGGTGGTCGAGCAGCGGGTGATGGCCATGTGGGACCTGCCGCTGTCGCGGTCGACCTGGGAGTACGGCCGCGGGATCGGGCACTGCGGCGCCAGCGACCCCATCCTGTCGTTCGACCACCTGCTCCGGAACGGGGAGCTCGGCCCGGGCGACCACATGCTGATGCTCGGCACCGCACCGGGCGTCGTGCTGTCCTGCGCCGTCGTCGAGGTCCTCGAGTCGCCGCCCTGGGCGGGCTGA
- a CDS encoding ABC transporter permease — protein sequence MTTTMITVPPRPTNPLDRLRWALIDGWVVGRTNLYHWRRNPGLITQCLMYPVMTVVFGFVFGSAMVVAGGGSYREFLMPGLFGQTMMFGIITTMMVTSSATAKGMTDRFRTMPMAQTGVALGRCVADVVTSVFELTILVVCALLVGWRFHDGIGPALGALGLLLLFRFALVWAGIFFGLILPVEAVGAGYVPLLPLTMLANTFVSPTQMPPWLGAIAEWNPVSATVAACRELFGNPGVVGDSWAARHAMLLAFAWPAVIMLVFVPLSVWRYRNLER from the coding sequence ATGACCACGACGATGATCACGGTGCCACCCCGGCCCACGAACCCGCTGGACCGGCTGCGGTGGGCGCTGATCGACGGCTGGGTGGTCGGCCGCACCAACCTGTACCACTGGCGGCGCAACCCCGGGCTGATCACCCAGTGCCTGATGTACCCCGTGATGACCGTGGTCTTCGGCTTCGTCTTCGGCAGCGCCATGGTGGTGGCCGGCGGTGGGTCGTACCGCGAGTTCCTGATGCCGGGCCTGTTCGGCCAGACCATGATGTTCGGGATCATCACCACGATGATGGTCACCAGCTCGGCCACGGCGAAGGGCATGACCGACCGGTTCCGGACGATGCCGATGGCGCAGACCGGCGTGGCGCTCGGCCGCTGCGTCGCCGACGTGGTCACCTCGGTGTTCGAGCTGACCATCCTGGTCGTCTGCGCGCTGCTGGTGGGCTGGCGCTTCCATGACGGCATCGGGCCCGCGCTCGGCGCGCTCGGCCTGCTGCTGCTGTTCCGGTTCGCGCTGGTCTGGGCCGGCATCTTCTTCGGGCTGATCCTGCCGGTGGAGGCGGTCGGCGCCGGTTACGTACCGTTGCTGCCGCTGACCATGCTGGCCAACACGTTCGTCTCGCCCACCCAGATGCCACCGTGGCTCGGCGCGATCGCGGAGTGGAACCCGGTCTCCGCGACGGTGGCGGCCTGCCGCGAGCTGTTCGGCAACCCCGGCGTGGTCGGCGATTCCTGGGCGGCCCGGCACGCGATGCTGCTGGCGTTCGCCTGGCCCGCGGTGATCATGCTGGTCTTCGTGCCGCTCTCGGTCTGGCGGTACCGGAACCTCGAACGCTAG
- a CDS encoding ATP-binding cassette domain-containing protein, producing the protein MAGLAKRFGDVAALDGVDLVVPRGAVCGLLGPNGAGKTTAVRILSTLTRPDSGTALVGGVDVTRNPDEVRRRIGVTGQRTTVDDILTGRENLETWGRLYHIGVRTARRRADELLEQFGLTDAATRMVKHYSGGMRRRLDLAVGFLLRPQVLFLDEPTTALDPHSRNEVWQVVASMAAQGTTVLLTTQYLEEADRLASQIAVLDHGRVIAEGTPDQLKSRIGGHRIDVVLRGAGAVARTALGLAGVVGAEPKVDAEASRISVPVRDQVTTLHDVMRWLHDNEVEVEDVAVRRPTLDDVFLSVTGHGASAGRAAA; encoded by the coding sequence ATGGCCGGGCTGGCCAAGCGGTTCGGCGACGTCGCCGCGCTGGACGGCGTCGACCTGGTCGTCCCGCGGGGCGCGGTCTGCGGCCTGCTCGGCCCCAACGGCGCCGGGAAGACCACCGCGGTACGGATCCTGAGCACGCTGACCCGCCCGGACTCGGGCACCGCGCTCGTCGGTGGCGTCGACGTGACCCGGAACCCGGACGAGGTGCGCCGCCGGATCGGGGTCACCGGCCAGCGGACCACGGTCGACGACATCCTCACCGGCCGGGAGAACCTGGAGACCTGGGGCCGGCTCTACCACATCGGGGTACGGACCGCCCGGCGCCGGGCCGACGAGCTGCTGGAGCAGTTCGGCCTGACCGACGCGGCCACCCGCATGGTCAAGCACTACTCCGGCGGGATGCGCCGCCGGCTCGACCTCGCGGTGGGCTTCCTGCTCCGGCCGCAGGTGCTGTTCCTGGACGAGCCGACCACCGCGCTGGACCCGCACAGCCGCAACGAGGTCTGGCAGGTTGTCGCGTCGATGGCCGCGCAGGGCACCACCGTGCTGCTCACCACGCAGTACCTGGAGGAGGCCGACCGGCTGGCGAGCCAGATCGCCGTGCTCGACCACGGCCGGGTGATCGCCGAGGGCACACCGGACCAGCTCAAGTCGAGGATCGGCGGCCACCGGATCGACGTGGTGCTGCGCGGCGCCGGCGCGGTCGCCCGGACCGCGCTCGGCCTGGCCGGCGTGGTGGGCGCGGAGCCGAAGGTCGACGCGGAGGCGTCACGGATCAGCGTGCCGGTGCGCGACCAGGTCACCACGCTGCACGACGTCATGCGCTGGCTGCACGACAACGAGGTCGAGGTCGAGGACGTGGCGGTCCGCCGGCCGACGCTGGACGACGTCTTCCTCAGCGTGACCGGGCACGGAGCGAGCGCGGGACGGGCGGCCGCATGA
- a CDS encoding aldo/keto reductase, giving the protein MNRLPLGADGPRVSRLCLGTWPLSGLWGGGIEPAVHAVRRAFDLGVNFFDTARAYGDGAAEAALARGLGDLVRTHRSELVIVTKGGLRIQGNSVVRDCDPEVLRSGLVASLSALGTDYVDLFLVHWPDPTIPLAETAGVLAGFVEEGLVRRTGVSNFTAGQMAEFGPAAVAQVPYSLLARGVERDVLPYCRAAGVPVMGWASLAHGLLTGALRPGHTFAPDDWRAYSPVFRGERLAAVATAVDRLAAVAADRGISVAQLALAWVLHQPAGVVPIFGAQEPEHVEDSVRALEVRLDEAELAELGRLVEGAPPVLPDTEPPHRAPAGV; this is encoded by the coding sequence GTGAACCGTCTCCCACTCGGCGCCGACGGTCCCCGGGTGTCCCGGCTCTGCCTGGGCACCTGGCCGCTCAGCGGGCTGTGGGGCGGTGGGATCGAGCCCGCGGTGCACGCGGTGCGCCGCGCGTTCGACCTCGGGGTGAACTTCTTCGACACCGCCCGCGCCTACGGCGACGGTGCCGCGGAGGCCGCGCTCGCCCGCGGGCTCGGCGACCTGGTCCGTACCCACCGCTCGGAGTTGGTCATCGTCACCAAGGGCGGGCTGCGGATCCAGGGGAACTCCGTGGTGCGCGACTGCGACCCGGAGGTTCTCCGCTCCGGCCTGGTGGCCAGCCTCAGCGCGCTGGGCACCGACTACGTGGACCTGTTCCTGGTGCACTGGCCGGACCCGACCATCCCGCTGGCCGAGACCGCGGGCGTGCTCGCCGGGTTCGTCGAGGAGGGACTGGTCCGCCGGACCGGCGTCTCCAACTTCACGGCCGGGCAGATGGCCGAGTTCGGGCCGGCGGCGGTCGCCCAGGTCCCGTACAGCCTGCTGGCCCGCGGGGTCGAGCGGGACGTCCTGCCGTACTGCCGCGCGGCCGGCGTCCCGGTGATGGGCTGGGCCTCGCTGGCCCACGGCCTGCTGACCGGCGCGCTGCGGCCGGGGCACACGTTCGCGCCGGACGACTGGCGCGCCTACTCCCCGGTCTTCCGAGGTGAGCGCCTCGCCGCGGTGGCGACCGCGGTGGACCGGCTCGCCGCGGTCGCCGCGGACCGGGGCATCAGCGTGGCCCAGCTCGCGCTCGCCTGGGTGCTGCACCAGCCGGCCGGCGTGGTGCCGATCTTCGGCGCCCAGGAGCCCGAGCACGTCGAGGACAGCGTGCGGGCGCTCGAGGTGCGGCTCGACGAGGCCGAACTGGCCGAGCTCGGCCGGCTGGTCGAGGGGGCGCCGCCGGTGCTGCCCGACACGGAGCCGCCGCACCGGGCACCGGCCGGCGTCTGA
- a CDS encoding class I SAM-dependent methyltransferase, with the protein MSNAQETPTATPKPPLRSMGDLNLVWEWNTPDEMQIQLAGTQPRDEYLQDRVDRANWIADRLRLTPESSVFEIGSGEGVMADVLAPRVGRLLCTDVSRSFLDKARVTCREHTNVDYHHIDNDFLAALPSAAFDGGFSLNVFIHLNVFEFFHYFRQIARILRPGGHFGVNFLDIGGATRSFFHFYAERYLGANPIEFKGFLSFHGVDVIAAIAVEAGLTPLLDEFVNEDGVCYLILRRDEKPAA; encoded by the coding sequence ATGAGCAACGCACAGGAAACGCCGACCGCCACGCCCAAGCCGCCGCTGCGCAGCATGGGCGATCTCAACCTGGTGTGGGAGTGGAACACACCGGACGAGATGCAGATCCAGCTCGCCGGCACCCAGCCGCGGGACGAGTACCTGCAGGACCGCGTCGACCGGGCGAACTGGATCGCCGACCGGCTCCGGCTCACCCCGGAATCGTCGGTCTTCGAGATCGGCAGCGGCGAGGGGGTGATGGCCGACGTCCTCGCGCCCCGGGTGGGCCGGCTGCTGTGCACGGACGTCAGCCGCTCGTTCCTGGACAAGGCGCGGGTCACCTGCCGGGAGCACACCAACGTCGACTACCACCACATCGACAACGACTTCCTGGCCGCGCTGCCGTCCGCGGCGTTCGACGGCGGGTTCTCCCTCAACGTCTTCATCCACCTGAACGTGTTCGAGTTCTTCCACTACTTCCGCCAGATCGCCCGGATCCTGCGGCCCGGCGGCCACTTCGGGGTGAACTTCCTCGACATCGGCGGCGCGACCCGCAGCTTCTTCCACTTCTACGCGGAGCGCTACCTGGGGGCGAACCCGATCGAGTTCAAGGGCTTCCTGTCCTTCCACGGCGTGGACGTGATCGCGGCGATAGCGGTCGAGGCCGGCCTGACACCGCTGCTCGACGAGTTCGTCAACGAGGACGGGGTCTGCTACCTGATCCTCCGGCGCGACGAGAAGCCCGCGGCGTGA
- a CDS encoding nucleotide disphospho-sugar-binding domain-containing protein, whose product MRILFTVSNWAGHYMCMVPLAWAFRAAGHEVRVACPSQQVQGVISTGLMPVSVLDAADMMESARLAYWSLAINTPPQSGEMPLPLHPFTGEALDSVRDFDTGMLSDFWKKTITAVQRSFDNAVDFAASWRPDLVVHDIMAIEGALVGVLNNVPSVYYGPGFIGTVETEPGLNLMAGDPLSCFEKYGVDWTRRDIRYAVDPSPDAAVPPMGDALRIPIRYHPYNGNQDVDPWLLGPVRGKRVCVVWGNSATGVFGERLPALRRAVETAAQLAAEVVLTAALSEVEAMGSLPPNVRVLRNCPLELILPGCDLLIHHGSANCLMNGIVTGIPQLSLALNFDGQIYGRRLDPQGATKTLPALMIGAEEIDKAIAEVLFDHRYKRRAAELSASVAAAPTAVQVADLLVTLARTGELTAGDVAGLVAGRGQHHREITRDTVSEVR is encoded by the coding sequence TTGCGAATTCTGTTCACCGTGTCCAACTGGGCCGGACACTACATGTGCATGGTGCCGCTGGCCTGGGCGTTCCGGGCGGCGGGTCACGAAGTCCGGGTGGCCTGCCCGTCGCAGCAGGTGCAGGGCGTCATCTCGACCGGGCTGATGCCGGTCTCGGTCCTCGACGCGGCCGACATGATGGAGAGCGCGCGCCTGGCCTACTGGTCGCTGGCGATCAACACGCCGCCGCAGAGCGGTGAGATGCCGCTGCCGCTGCACCCGTTCACCGGCGAGGCGCTCGACTCGGTGCGCGACTTCGACACCGGCATGCTCAGCGACTTCTGGAAGAAGACCATCACCGCGGTGCAGCGCAGCTTCGACAACGCCGTCGACTTCGCCGCCTCGTGGCGGCCGGACCTCGTCGTGCACGACATCATGGCGATCGAGGGCGCGCTGGTCGGGGTGCTGAACAACGTGCCGAGCGTCTACTACGGCCCCGGGTTCATCGGCACCGTGGAGACGGAGCCGGGGCTCAACCTGATGGCCGGGGACCCGCTGTCCTGCTTCGAGAAGTACGGCGTGGACTGGACCCGGCGCGACATCAGGTACGCGGTCGACCCGTCACCGGACGCGGCCGTGCCACCGATGGGCGACGCGCTGCGGATACCCATCCGGTACCACCCGTACAACGGCAACCAGGACGTCGACCCGTGGCTGCTCGGCCCGGTCCGCGGCAAGCGCGTCTGCGTGGTGTGGGGCAACTCGGCCACCGGCGTCTTCGGCGAGCGGCTGCCGGCGTTGCGCCGGGCGGTGGAGACCGCGGCCCAGCTGGCCGCGGAGGTGGTGCTGACCGCCGCGCTCTCCGAGGTGGAGGCGATGGGCTCGCTGCCGCCGAACGTCCGGGTGCTGCGCAACTGCCCGCTCGAGCTGATCCTGCCCGGCTGCGATCTCCTCATCCACCACGGCAGCGCGAACTGCCTGATGAACGGCATCGTGACGGGCATACCGCAGCTGTCCCTGGCCCTGAACTTCGACGGCCAGATCTACGGCAGGCGGCTCGACCCGCAGGGCGCGACCAAGACGCTGCCCGCACTGATGATCGGCGCCGAGGAGATCGACAAGGCGATCGCCGAGGTGCTGTTCGACCACCGGTACAAGCGCCGCGCGGCCGAGCTGAGCGCGTCCGTGGCCGCCGCACCGACCGCCGTGCAGGTCGCCGACCTGCTCGTCACGCTGGCCAGGACCGGCGAGCTGACCGCCGGCGACGTCGCCGGTCTGGTGGCCGGCCGGGGCCAGCACCACAGGGAAATCACCCGGGACACCGTGAGCGAGGTTCGATGA
- a CDS encoding twitch domain-containing radical SAM protein — MSESAGRHGPPHRAAAETACVLPWIHLCASIDGVYGRCCVDDSMYHNALYDESEEPVFALNDDAIGCSPGSRYAKDNPDRVMGLEEAFNSPNMKRTRLAMLNGERVAACQYCYFREDHAAQSYRQNVNRRFAQEFDLEALAARTAADGTVEEFPFFLDIRFGNTCNLRCVMCTYPVSSSWGAKQRPKWSSAVIDPYRADEELWTTLRENAHLIRRLYFAGGEPFLQPGHFAMLELLVETGNAGNVDIAYNSNLTVSPERAMKLFPHFKSVGIGASCDGVGEVFEFIRAGGKWADFVANLRLLRSEVDVWLQVSPQRHNLWDLRNVLEFARAEGLEVDLANVVQWPADFSVTSLPADEKARATEELTDLIAWCTELGWDKPAVHLGALRSFMNSLDPISLVDEGAS; from the coding sequence ATGAGCGAATCGGCCGGCCGGCACGGCCCTCCGCACAGGGCGGCCGCGGAGACCGCGTGCGTGCTGCCGTGGATCCACCTCTGCGCCTCCATCGACGGCGTCTACGGCCGCTGCTGCGTCGACGACTCCATGTACCACAACGCGCTCTACGACGAGAGCGAGGAGCCGGTGTTCGCGCTGAACGACGACGCGATCGGCTGCTCGCCCGGCTCGCGGTACGCCAAGGACAACCCGGACCGGGTGATGGGCCTCGAGGAGGCGTTCAACAGCCCGAACATGAAGCGCACCAGGCTCGCCATGCTGAACGGTGAGCGCGTGGCGGCCTGCCAGTACTGCTACTTCCGCGAGGACCACGCCGCCCAGTCCTACCGGCAGAACGTCAACCGCCGGTTCGCGCAGGAGTTCGACCTGGAGGCGCTGGCCGCCCGCACCGCCGCGGACGGCACCGTCGAGGAGTTCCCTTTCTTCCTCGACATCCGATTCGGCAACACCTGCAACCTGCGGTGCGTCATGTGTACGTACCCGGTGAGCTCCTCCTGGGGGGCCAAGCAGCGCCCGAAGTGGTCGTCCGCGGTCATCGACCCCTACCGCGCGGACGAGGAGCTGTGGACCACGCTCCGGGAGAACGCGCACCTGATCCGCCGGCTGTACTTCGCCGGCGGCGAACCGTTCCTGCAGCCCGGTCACTTCGCCATGCTGGAGCTGCTGGTGGAGACCGGTAACGCGGGCAACGTCGACATCGCGTACAACTCCAACCTGACCGTCTCCCCGGAACGGGCGATGAAGCTCTTCCCGCACTTCAAAAGCGTGGGGATCGGGGCGTCCTGCGACGGCGTCGGCGAGGTCTTCGAGTTCATCCGGGCCGGCGGCAAGTGGGCCGACTTCGTGGCCAACCTGCGGCTGCTCCGGTCCGAGGTGGACGTCTGGCTCCAGGTGTCGCCGCAGCGGCACAACCTGTGGGACCTGCGCAACGTGCTCGAGTTCGCGCGCGCCGAGGGCCTGGAGGTGGATCTGGCCAACGTCGTGCAGTGGCCGGCCGACTTCTCCGTGACCAGCCTGCCGGCCGACGAGAAGGCGCGCGCGACCGAGGAGCTGACCGACCTGATCGCCTGGTGCACCGAGCTGGGCTGGGACAAGCCCGCGGTGCACCTCGGCGCCCTGCGCTCGTTCATGAACTCGCTCGACCCGATCAGCCTCGTTGACGAAGGGGCGTCCTGA